A part of Armatimonadota bacterium genomic DNA contains:
- a CDS encoding SPOR domain-containing protein, whose protein sequence is MLHIVQIAVLPSREAAGRLSERLRGSGFEPYLVPVGEGYAVRIGAFRERARAVRLAGLASARGFPATIIEHR, encoded by the coding sequence GTGCTGCACATCGTGCAGATCGCCGTCCTCCCCTCACGCGAAGCGGCGGGCCGCCTCAGCGAACGGCTGCGGGGGTCGGGCTTTGAGCCCTATCTGGTGCCGGTGGGTGAAGGGTACGCTGTTCGCATTGGCGCCTTCCGCGAGCGCGCCCGCGCCGTCCGCCTCGCCGGGCTGGCTTCCGCCAGGGGCTTCCCTGCGACCATCATCGAGCACCGCTAA
- a CDS encoding diguanylate cyclase translates to MPAARAQAASPPDLRIGTRAPRIMVVDDEPSVLEVVRLRLESMGATVIPLLQGADVLPVARAQNPDLILLDIMMPDLDGFAVIRALKEDEATRQIPVIFMTARDELDSRVQGLDLGAHDYVTKPFNTVELLARIRAALRVKALQDELTEKNKMLQQLATSDPLTGLPNRRTFDEQVFTEMERARRNAQPLSCLIFDIDDFKEINDIHGHQAGDEVLRQIGRVLTGRKRRTDLAARYGGEEFVWLLPGANQTAAVELGHWLLRTISELEVVTTQVPLRVTVSVGVSTYDPEVHGDVPTGALLQHADAALLEAKRAGKGRVVFRELNVLPDPMTEELGEPAEDQAGPLGPGQPFGVL, encoded by the coding sequence ATGCCCGCCGCGCGCGCCCAAGCCGCCTCCCCTCCGGACCTGCGCATCGGCACCCGGGCTCCCCGGATCATGGTGGTGGACGACGAGCCTTCCGTCCTGGAGGTGGTACGCCTGCGCCTGGAGTCCATGGGCGCCACCGTCATCCCCCTCCTGCAGGGCGCCGACGTCCTCCCCGTGGCCCGCGCCCAGAATCCCGATCTCATCTTGCTGGACATCATGATGCCCGACCTGGACGGCTTCGCGGTAATCCGGGCCCTCAAGGAAGATGAAGCCACGCGCCAGATCCCGGTGATCTTCATGACGGCGCGGGACGAGCTGGACAGCCGGGTGCAGGGGCTGGACCTGGGAGCGCACGACTACGTGACCAAACCGTTTAACACCGTCGAGCTGCTGGCCCGCATCCGCGCCGCCCTGCGGGTGAAGGCGCTGCAGGATGAGCTGACCGAGAAGAACAAGATGCTGCAGCAGCTGGCCACCAGCGACCCCCTCACCGGGCTGCCCAACCGACGCACCTTCGACGAGCAGGTTTTCACGGAGATGGAGCGGGCACGGCGGAACGCCCAGCCGCTCTCCTGCCTGATCTTCGACATCGATGACTTCAAGGAGATCAACGACATCCACGGGCACCAGGCCGGGGACGAGGTATTGCGGCAAATCGGCCGGGTACTCACGGGGCGGAAGCGGCGCACCGACCTGGCGGCGCGCTACGGGGGCGAGGAGTTTGTGTGGCTGCTGCCCGGGGCGAACCAGACGGCGGCGGTAGAGCTGGGCCACTGGCTGCTGCGTACCATCAGTGAGCTGGAAGTGGTGACCACGCAGGTGCCTCTTCGGGTAACCGTCAGCGTCGGCGTCTCCACGTACGACCCGGAGGTGCACGGCGACGTCCCCACCGGTGCCCTGCTCCAGCACGCCGATGCCGCGCTGCTGGAGGCGAAACGGGCGGGGAAGGGCCGCGTGGTCTTCCGGGAGCTGAACGTCCTGCCCGACCCGATGACGGAGGAGCTGGGCGAGCCCGCCGAAGACCAGGCGGGACCCCTTGGCCCCGGCCAGCCCTTCGGAGTGCTCTGA
- a CDS encoding ABC transporter ATP-binding protein — MTPTHPGPAVALRGLTKCFPARRRDGAAASQVVAVDRATLDVARGERLGLLGPNGAGKTTTILVLSTLLAPTEGTALVEGFDVRLQPQAVRRRIGVLLAGDRAVYRRLTGRENLLYFAELYGLPRAEARARAAALLDLVGLAERADDLAGRYSSGMCARLALARTMLHDPSVLLLDEPTVGLDPHGARLVRDLILSQSREGKTVLLATHDMAEAERLCDRVAVIDRGRLIAIDAPGRLKAAVDGTEGRPVTLEDVFFALTRRQP, encoded by the coding sequence GTGACGCCGACACATCCCGGACCGGCCGTTGCCCTGCGCGGTCTGACCAAGTGCTTTCCCGCCCGCAGGCGGGACGGGGCGGCCGCCTCCCAGGTGGTGGCCGTCGACCGGGCTACCCTGGATGTGGCTCGGGGGGAGCGCCTGGGGTTGCTCGGGCCCAATGGCGCCGGCAAGACCACCACCATCCTCGTGTTGAGCACCCTCCTGGCGCCCACAGAGGGCACCGCCCTGGTGGAGGGATTCGACGTGCGGCTGCAGCCGCAGGCGGTGCGGCGGCGGATCGGGGTCCTGCTGGCGGGCGACCGCGCCGTCTACCGCCGCCTTACCGGGCGGGAGAACCTGCTGTACTTTGCCGAGCTCTATGGCCTCCCCAGGGCGGAGGCCAGGGCGCGCGCTGCCGCTCTGCTGGACCTGGTGGGCCTGGCGGAGCGCGCCGACGACCTGGCGGGCCGCTACAGCTCGGGGATGTGTGCGCGCCTGGCCCTGGCGCGGACCATGCTGCACGACCCCTCCGTCCTTCTGCTGGACGAGCCCACGGTAGGCCTGGACCCGCACGGGGCGCGCCTGGTGCGCGATCTGATCCTCTCCCAAAGCCGCGAGGGGAAGACGGTCTTGCTGGCCACCCATGACATGGCGGAGGCGGAACGGCTATGTGACCGCGTGGCCGTCATCGACCGGGGTCGGCTCATCGCCATCGACGCCCCCGGGCGTCTGAAGGCTGCGGTGGACGGAACGGAAGGGCGGCCGGTTACCCTTGAGGACGTCTTCTTCGCGCTGACCCGGCGGCAGCCGTGA
- a CDS encoding ATP-binding protein, giving the protein MPAFTPSMLLLTIGILEILLGTAVLAVPIPRQWGLPAAPPPILTAYGTAFVVFGVCAFILYVTQPALPRPWRAAGTLVVTLPLLDLARMAFALGMVLGGTAYAALGVVNLAFAGLGHLGERRNDRPAVDGVLASVLLFEATAGTLLLTATSVFAVPIYRNLLTYHRPAAALMLLGAAALLGSLFVRRPALRLSARVLAAVPLALLTVSLVRLPGPWPGLFVYPTLAAFLVARPWLERSAVAQARTQSERPAAASFERMAEGVVWAVILLVTVAGNVQPATANRVALYVLAFGASLFTLVWFRLPPGPRPQRRTLWGTAVYTLLAGLVVHLTGGVRTPLLFLLILPILAAAWALPPKAITAPAVLALAVVGVEAGLHLRRGEAASEILTLTIFRGSGLLFVAVFAYLLARRAAEQRDLLRREKKKLETIVASLQEGLIVLDGDGRIQFCNPAAAELLGASAGGVAGRPLHEVAAIRRQDGSPYREGDHPVTAALQRGEASCSRVLVEAGGGATPHPYALTVTPVHGAGAPAGVICSLRDVAPELEMERLREDFFNIASHEIRTPLTVIKGHVELLLDGAAGAMGEMARHVLGEIHAATARLIRMVNDFLDAARVEQGRITVQIDRGQLPPLVEQAVATLAPDARRKGLTLTYRLSDPAAVPPVLMDAGKALQVLINLIDNAIKFTARGGVEIWHEVEDGTVATYVRDSGAGIRPEERHRLFERFSQLGRGLRRETGGSGLGLYICRRLAEHMNGTVALQESVPGAGSTFVFVLPRAAGSPAEEPLSRPGTETRSPRPAAGRTTSPS; this is encoded by the coding sequence GTGCCTGCATTTACTCCGTCGATGCTGTTGCTGACCATCGGGATCCTGGAGATCCTCCTGGGAACGGCGGTACTGGCCGTGCCCATTCCCCGGCAGTGGGGTCTCCCTGCGGCCCCTCCTCCCATCCTCACCGCCTACGGCACCGCCTTTGTGGTCTTCGGTGTTTGCGCCTTCATCCTGTACGTGACCCAGCCTGCCCTGCCGCGGCCGTGGCGGGCGGCCGGAACGCTGGTCGTCACCCTCCCCCTGTTGGACCTGGCCCGGATGGCCTTCGCCCTCGGGATGGTCCTTGGGGGCACCGCCTACGCCGCGCTGGGGGTGGTGAACCTGGCCTTCGCCGGGCTCGGCCACCTCGGCGAGCGCCGCAACGACCGACCCGCGGTGGACGGTGTGCTGGCCAGCGTGCTCCTGTTCGAGGCCACCGCCGGTACCTTGCTCCTGACGGCTACCTCCGTCTTTGCTGTACCCATCTACCGCAATCTTCTGACCTACCACCGGCCTGCCGCAGCCCTGATGCTGCTGGGGGCGGCGGCCCTCCTGGGGTCCCTCTTCGTCCGTCGTCCGGCCCTGCGCCTTTCCGCCAGGGTGCTGGCCGCCGTGCCGCTGGCCCTCCTCACCGTGAGCCTGGTCCGGCTGCCGGGCCCGTGGCCGGGGTTGTTCGTTTACCCGACTCTGGCCGCCTTCCTGGTAGCCCGTCCCTGGCTGGAACGCTCCGCCGTAGCGCAGGCCCGCACCCAAAGTGAGCGGCCGGCGGCGGCCTCGTTCGAACGGATGGCGGAGGGCGTAGTCTGGGCGGTGATCCTCCTGGTGACCGTGGCCGGGAACGTTCAGCCGGCCACGGCGAACCGCGTGGCCCTGTACGTGCTGGCGTTTGGGGCCAGCCTGTTCACCCTGGTGTGGTTCCGCCTCCCGCCCGGTCCCCGGCCGCAGCGGCGTACCCTCTGGGGGACGGCGGTATACACGCTCCTGGCCGGGCTGGTCGTCCACCTCACCGGGGGGGTGCGTACTCCGCTGCTCTTCCTTCTCATCCTGCCCATCCTGGCGGCGGCCTGGGCCCTCCCACCCAAGGCCATCACCGCTCCGGCCGTACTGGCCCTGGCCGTGGTTGGGGTGGAGGCAGGGCTGCACCTGCGACGCGGGGAGGCCGCCAGCGAGATCCTCACCCTTACCATCTTCCGGGGCAGCGGCCTGCTGTTCGTGGCGGTCTTCGCCTACCTGCTGGCGCGGCGGGCGGCCGAGCAGCGCGACCTGCTGCGGCGCGAGAAGAAAAAGCTGGAGACCATTGTGGCCAGCCTGCAGGAGGGACTGATCGTGCTGGACGGAGATGGACGTATCCAGTTCTGCAACCCGGCGGCGGCAGAACTCCTGGGTGCAAGCGCCGGTGGAGTAGCCGGCCGGCCGCTCCATGAGGTGGCGGCCATCCGCCGCCAGGACGGTTCCCCCTATCGGGAGGGTGACCATCCTGTGACCGCGGCGTTGCAGCGGGGGGAGGCCAGCTGCAGCCGCGTCCTGGTGGAGGCCGGCGGAGGGGCCACTCCTCATCCCTACGCCCTCACCGTTACCCCCGTTCACGGCGCCGGTGCTCCCGCGGGCGTCATCTGCAGCCTGCGCGATGTGGCTCCGGAGCTGGAGATGGAGCGCCTGCGCGAGGATTTCTTCAACATCGCCTCCCACGAGATCCGCACCCCCCTCACCGTGATCAAGGGCCATGTGGAGCTGCTGCTGGACGGGGCGGCGGGCGCCATGGGGGAAATGGCCCGTCACGTCCTCGGGGAGATCCACGCCGCCACCGCCCGGCTCATCCGCATGGTCAACGACTTCCTGGACGCGGCGCGCGTGGAGCAGGGACGGATCACCGTGCAGATCGACCGGGGCCAGCTGCCCCCGCTGGTGGAGCAGGCCGTGGCCACCCTGGCCCCGGACGCCCGGCGCAAGGGGCTGACGCTGACCTACCGCCTGTCCGATCCGGCCGCGGTGCCCCCGGTGCTCATGGACGCGGGGAAGGCGCTGCAGGTCCTGATCAACCTTATCGACAACGCCATCAAGTTCACGGCCCGGGGCGGTGTGGAGATCTGGCACGAGGTGGAGGACGGGACGGTGGCCACTTACGTGCGGGACAGCGGGGCGGGCATCCGCCCGGAGGAGCGGCACCGCCTCTTCGAGCGTTTCAGCCAGCTGGGGCGGGGGCTGCGGCGGGAGACCGGCGGCAGCGGGCTGGGGCTGTACATCTGCCGCCGGCTGGCCGAGCACATGAACGGGACGGTCGCCCTGCAGGAGAGCGTCCCGGGCGCGGGCAGCACCTTCGTCTTCGTCCTGCCCAGGGCAGCGGGCTCCCCTGCCGAGGAGCCGCTCAGCCGGCCAGGAACAGAAACCAGATCACCGCGGCCAGCAGCAGGTAGAACAACCAGTCCATCGTGA
- a CDS encoding N-acetylmuramoyl-L-alanine amidase has protein sequence MGTICLDPGHGGEDPGAVRDGLAEKEVTLQVALAAAAALQKAHRVVLTRESDRTLTLAERRRVAALAGADLFVSVHVNAAARSQAQGYEVLVRPEHDPASRELALLILDAVAERFPGRRNRGIRTAALAVLRQPRPSCLVEGFFLSNPEERALLARPQTHAALGAAIARGCAAFVQGVEVTPWGGGPAATGKGRTAPPAAPLPRRPESPPA, from the coding sequence GTGGGCACCATCTGTCTCGACCCCGGCCACGGCGGGGAGGACCCCGGCGCCGTGCGGGACGGTCTGGCGGAGAAGGAGGTCACCCTGCAGGTGGCGCTGGCGGCGGCCGCGGCCCTGCAGAAGGCGCACCGGGTGGTGCTGACCCGAGAGAGCGACCGCACCCTCACCCTGGCGGAGCGGCGCCGCGTCGCCGCCCTGGCCGGAGCGGACCTCTTCGTCTCCGTGCACGTCAACGCGGCGGCGCGCTCCCAGGCGCAGGGGTACGAGGTGCTGGTCCGCCCGGAGCACGATCCGGCCAGCCGGGAACTGGCGCTTCTCATCCTGGATGCAGTCGCGGAGCGCTTCCCGGGACGGCGGAACCGCGGCATCAGGACTGCGGCCCTGGCCGTGTTGCGCCAGCCCCGGCCGAGCTGTCTGGTGGAGGGCTTCTTCCTCTCGAACCCGGAGGAGCGGGCGCTGCTGGCCAGGCCCCAGACCCACGCCGCGCTGGGAGCGGCCATCGCCCGGGGCTGTGCGGCGTTTGTGCAGGGCGTGGAGGTCACGCCGTGGGGCGGCGGCCCCGCAGCAACAGGTAAAGGAAGAACGGCGCCCCCAGCAGCGCCGTTACCACGCCGACCGGAATCTCCCCCGGCGTGA
- the tuf gene encoding elongation factor Tu has translation MAKPRFERTKPHVNVGTIGHVDHGKTTLTAAITHALAHEGLAQPKGYYDIDNAPEERQRGLTINISHVEYETGKRHYAHIDCPGHADYIKNMITGAAQMDGAILVVSAADGPMPQTREHILLARQVNVPAIVVFLNKVDMVDDPELLDLVEVEVRELLTRYQFPGNEIPVVRGSALKALEVLEGNPRVRRGEDAWVDRIYELMDAVDGYIPTPVREVDKPFLMAVEDIFTITGRGTVATGRVERGKVKVGEEVEIVGLRAEARRTVVTGLEMFRKTLEEAVAGDNIGVLLRGVEREEVERGMVLAKPGTINPHTKFRAEVYVLTKEEGGRHTPFFTGYRPQFYFRTTDVTGDITLPQGVEMVMPGDNVNLEVALITPVALEEGLRFAIREGGRTVGAGVVTGIVE, from the coding sequence ATGGCCAAGCCCAGGTTTGAGCGGACGAAGCCGCACGTGAACGTGGGGACCATTGGGCACGTGGACCATGGGAAGACCACGTTGACGGCGGCGATCACCCATGCGCTGGCGCACGAGGGGCTGGCGCAGCCCAAGGGGTACTACGACATTGACAATGCGCCGGAGGAGCGGCAGCGGGGGTTGACCATCAACATCAGTCATGTGGAGTACGAGACGGGGAAGCGGCACTATGCGCACATTGACTGTCCGGGGCACGCCGACTACATCAAGAACATGATCACGGGGGCGGCGCAGATGGACGGGGCGATTCTGGTGGTGTCGGCGGCGGACGGGCCGATGCCGCAGACGCGGGAGCACATTCTGCTGGCGCGGCAGGTGAACGTGCCGGCCATCGTGGTGTTCTTGAACAAGGTGGACATGGTAGATGATCCGGAGCTGCTGGACCTGGTGGAGGTGGAGGTTCGGGAGCTGCTGACGCGTTATCAGTTTCCGGGGAACGAGATCCCGGTGGTACGGGGGTCGGCGTTGAAGGCGCTGGAGGTGCTGGAGGGGAACCCGCGGGTACGGCGGGGGGAGGACGCGTGGGTGGACCGGATCTACGAGTTGATGGATGCGGTAGATGGCTACATTCCCACGCCGGTGCGGGAGGTAGACAAGCCGTTCCTGATGGCGGTGGAGGACATTTTCACCATCACGGGGCGGGGGACGGTGGCGACGGGGCGGGTAGAGCGGGGGAAGGTGAAGGTAGGGGAAGAGGTAGAGATTGTGGGGTTGCGGGCGGAGGCGCGGCGGACGGTGGTGACGGGGCTGGAGATGTTTCGCAAGACGCTGGAGGAGGCGGTGGCGGGGGACAACATTGGGGTATTGCTGCGGGGGGTAGAGAGGGAGGAAGTGGAGCGGGGGATGGTGCTGGCGAAGCCGGGGACGATCAACCCGCACACCAAGTTTCGGGCGGAGGTATACGTGCTGACCAAGGAGGAGGGGGGGCGGCACACGCCGTTTTTCACGGGGTACCGGCCGCAGTTTTACTTTCGGACGACGGATGTGACCGGGGACATCACGCTGCCTCAGGGGGTGGAGATGGTGATGCCTGGGGACAATGTGAACCTGGAGGTGGCGCTGATCACGCCGGTGGCCCTGGAGGAGGGGCTGCGCTTTGCCATCCGGGAGGGGGGGCGCACCGTGGGCGCCGGCGTGGTCACCGGGATCGTGGAGTAA
- a CDS encoding iron chelate uptake ABC transporter family permease subunit — MIARRRARPLPVLVILTGLLGFSAVAGVAVGSVAVDPRTAGAVLLRAAGVPVAVTWPPETAAIILVLRLPRVILAGVVGMSLAGAGTVFQGLFRNPLADPYIIGVSAGAALGATMTIVRGGGAGPATIGTVPIAAFLGALAASYGVYRLARRNSDVPMEDLLLAGVAIGAFLSAIISLMQLAGGESLQRVIFWVMGGFAGRTWAHIGMAAPYAAVGLLVAWLYGRDLNVLQVGEEGALLLGVDVPRVKRILLACGSLMAAAAVATSGLIGFVGLVTPHLMRLVVGPDHRVLLPAAALAGAVTLVLADLLARTVVTPGEIPVGVVTALLGAPFFLYLLLRGRRPTA; from the coding sequence GTGATCGCACGGCGGCGGGCTCGGCCGCTTCCCGTGCTGGTGATCCTGACGGGGCTGCTTGGGTTCTCCGCTGTGGCCGGGGTAGCCGTGGGGTCGGTGGCCGTCGACCCGCGCACCGCAGGGGCGGTACTCCTGCGGGCGGCTGGCGTCCCCGTGGCGGTGACCTGGCCCCCTGAGACCGCGGCCATCATCCTGGTCCTGCGCCTGCCCCGCGTGATCCTGGCTGGCGTGGTGGGGATGAGCCTGGCTGGCGCGGGCACGGTGTTCCAGGGGCTGTTCCGCAATCCGCTGGCCGACCCCTATATTATCGGGGTCTCCGCCGGCGCGGCCCTGGGCGCCACCATGACCATCGTGCGCGGCGGGGGCGCCGGGCCTGCGACCATCGGCACCGTCCCCATCGCCGCTTTCCTGGGGGCGCTGGCCGCCTCCTACGGCGTCTACCGCCTGGCCCGCCGCAACAGTGATGTCCCCATGGAGGACCTCCTCCTGGCCGGGGTGGCCATCGGCGCCTTCCTCTCCGCCATCATCTCCCTAATGCAGCTGGCCGGGGGGGAGAGCCTGCAGCGGGTCATCTTCTGGGTCATGGGCGGGTTCGCCGGGCGCACCTGGGCCCACATCGGCATGGCCGCGCCCTATGCAGCGGTGGGCCTGCTGGTGGCCTGGCTCTATGGCCGGGACCTTAACGTGCTGCAGGTGGGGGAGGAGGGGGCGCTGCTGCTGGGCGTGGACGTCCCCCGGGTGAAGCGCATCCTGCTGGCCTGCGGCTCGCTGATGGCGGCGGCCGCGGTGGCCACCAGCGGGCTGATCGGCTTCGTCGGCCTGGTCACCCCGCACCTGATGCGCCTGGTAGTCGGTCCCGACCACCGCGTCCTGCTCCCGGCTGCCGCCCTGGCTGGCGCCGTCACCCTGGTGCTGGCCGACCTCCTGGCGCGGACGGTGGTCACGCCGGGGGAGATTCCGGTCGGCGTGGTAACGGCGCTGCTGGGGGCGCCGTTCTTCCTTTACCTGTTGCTGCGGGGCCGCCGCCCCACGGCGTGA
- the rpmG gene encoding 50S ribosomal protein L33, giving the protein MAREIVTLACSVCKRRNYTTVKNKKNDPERLELSKYCKWCRRHTPHKETR; this is encoded by the coding sequence ATGGCACGCGAGATCGTGACCCTGGCCTGTTCGGTCTGCAAGCGGCGGAACTATACCACCGTGAAGAACAAGAAGAACGACCCCGAGCGGCTGGAGCTGTCCAAGTACTGCAAGTGGTGCCGCCGGCACACGCCGCACAAGGAGACGCGGTAG